In the Aquimarina spinulae genome, GATCTTCTTCCTCTTTTTTTTCTTTTATATTCTTTTTCTCACCTTGGGAAGAATGTTTCGTCAACATCTCAATAGGAAAATCATAGCTTTTAAAATCACGTACCCCTCCTTCTTTGGTAAGATTGACCGTAAAAACACCTGTAGGCTGTCCTATTACATTTTCATAAAATACTAATGATACTCTTTTCATCCCTTGGTCTGGATTTTTACAGGTTCCGCCGATAATAATATCCCCTTTTGCGTTTTCATAAAGAGCTGCTTCATCAATAAATTTATCTCCTATATCTATTTCATTTTTAATAATTGTATTGGTGTTCTTTTGTACCTTAAATAATTCTAAATGGTAATTTGCATTTTTTTCTTTCTTTTTTTTCTCATCTGTACTATCGTCCTCATATACAGTAGCCAGCATATAAAAATTACCTTCTCTATCAATGGTATAATCGCCATTATTCATTTTCTTCTCTGTATAGGGCATTTCTACAACCTGATTCCACTCTAGTTTTAGATCAGCATCAAAAACATGCATCGCAATGCGATCAAAACTCTTCTTATCACTTCTAAATTTAGGTTTCAACCTATATTTAACTAATAATTTTTGTTTATCAAATGATTTTTTAAAGAAATACTTCCCTCCAAATGCTGCCCCCATTTTTAATGGTTTCGAACCCGAAAGTTTATGCCTAACGATAACTATTTTACCTTGCTGGCTCAAAAAAGTATAAGGATCTCCTACGGTTAAATCATCTAGCGAAATGGGTACCGCCATCAAGGATTCTATTTTTTCTTTCCCGTTCCAGGCTTCATAGAAAAATACAGCTTTATCACCCATCTGTATGATTTCTTTGTTTCCGCCTTTACCCTTCATAAATTTTTTCACATTGATCCTTTTAATTTCCTTTAGGGTTTTTGGATCCAATTTCTGAATAACCAAATCTGATTTTTGAGTATTGATGGCCACAACATAATCCTTGTGTTTAAAAAACACCTTCATGTGCCCATCTGTTTCTTCATATTTCTCCCCAACTTCAACGACAAAGTTATCAGAGAGTTTAGGGTCTTGTGAGAACACATTAATTGTAATAAATAGTAATAAGAGTAAACATCTGTTTTTCATTGTAATTCAATTTTTCGCAAACATAGTTATCCTCTCTTACAACATTAAGTCTAAGATATATTTTGTGATGAATCGCCTGTAATTAGTGACGGTTTTTGTATTAAAAACTACTTGGGCAGTGTATTTTTATCATCTAAGATTTCGGCTTCGGTTTCCATATCTATCATATGGGCAACCGTTTTAATTAATCTATTATGTTTGGTAACAAAAGGATTTGTTTCATCCCACACATAACCCGCTAAAACCGCACATATTTGTCGTTTAATTTGTGGATTTTCTGGTTGGTGGAAAAATAACTTTTGAAGATTTCCTGTATACCATTCTTTTACATAAGATGAAAAAACATGAACACCTCCTTTAATATACCCAGTATATTCTTGCTCCCAATCTACAGCTTCATCTTGCAACTCTTTAGCGACAAGTTTTGCCGCTAACAATGCAGATTCGGTAGCAAATGTAACTCCAGAAGAAAACACAGGATCTAAAAACTCTGCACTATTTCCTGTTAACACATATCCTTTGCCGTACAATTGTTTTACAGATTTTGAATAATTTTTAATTGATATAGGATCAAACATAAAATCAACATTCTTAAAACGCTCATAGAAATAATCCGAACGCTGTAACATTTGTGTTAATTTCTCTGTAGCATTACCTTCAAATGAATCTAGAAACTCTGTTGGCCCTACATAACCTATACTAGTAACCCCATTAGAAAAAGGAATCACCCATAACCAGGTTTCTGTATCTATCACATCAAATGTAATCAATGTCCCTTCGCCTCCTTCGGGTCTATTAATATCCTGAACATGCGTAAAAATCGAAGAGTGTTTTGGCAACTCAGATGGCTGTTCTAAGTCTAAAAGTCTGGGCAGTACTCTTCCATAACCACTAGAATCTATAACATACTTTGCAGTAATAACACGATGTTTCCCTTCTTTATCCTTTATCGTAGTTTTTGAAATTTTCCCTTCAAAATCTACAGCAACGACTTCTTCTTCAAAACAGATATCTACACCTCTATTAATAAGTTCTTTTGTAAGAGCCAAATCAAAATCTGCACGAGGCACTTGCCATGTCCAATCCCAACCTTCTGTATGCTTTTTACTAAAATCAAAATTACAAACCTTCTCTCCTTTAATAAATCGTGCTCCTGATTTCACTTCGAACTCACATTCTTTTAGGCAATCTAATAGTCCTACTTCTTCAAAATGATCCATACATCTTGGCAAAAGACTTTCTCCGATCACAAATCTTGGAAAAAGGCTCTTTTCAACAACTTTCACATTATAACCATTATTATGTAAATAAGAGGCTGCAACACATCCCGAAGGCCCTGCTCCTACTACTAAAACATCAATATTTTCATCATTCATAGCACTATTGTACTTATTAATTCCTTAATTATTATAAATTTGCAAACCAAAATAACTGTTTTATTTTTGGTTATTAAAATATTATTCATTAAAATTTTGAGCAAAATATAGATGCTAACACTAAAAGGGAAAATAGAAATACAGGACTTTTTTGACATTATATTTAAAGAAGAATCGATTGCAATAGACGAAAGTGTTCTAGCAACTGTAGAAGAAAGTTTTAATTTTTTAAAAGAATTTTCTGAAAATAAAATCATTTATGGTGTAAATACTGGTTTTGGGCCAATGGCACAATACAAAATAAACGATAAAGAAAGAAATCAACTACAATACAATTTAATAAGAAGTCATGCTTCGGGAACAGGAAATCCAATTCCTCCCATGTATGTAAAAGCAGCTATGTTAGCGCGTTTAAACACCCTGTGCCTAGGGTATTCTGGTGTTCATAAATCTGTTGTAGATGTTATGACTTCTTTGATTAATAAAGATATTACTCCTCTTATTTATGAACATGGTGGTGTTGGTGCTAGTGGAGATTTGGTTCAATTAGCACATTTAGCCTTAACTCTTATTGGCGAAGGAGAAGTGTTTCATGAAGGAGAACAAAAAAACACTAAAGAAGTTTTTGAACAAGAAAATATCAATCCCATTACGATTGCTTTACGAGAAGGACTTGGCTTAATGAACGGTACATCTGTGATGACTGGAGTGGGGTTAGTAAATACGATTTATACCAGAAGACTATTAAACTGGATGATTACGGCTTCATGTGCAATTAATGAAATTGTAAAAGCGTATGATGACCATTTATCACAAGAATTAAATCATGCAAAAAAGCATGTAGGACAGCAACAAATTGCTAAGCAAATGCGAGAGCATTTAGAAAGTAGTTCTTTAATCAGAAAAAGAGAAGAGTATCTATATACCGATCAAACTGAAGTAACTGTTTTTAAAGAGAAGGTTCAGGAATACTATTCATTACGTTGTGTTCCTCAAATATTAGGCCCGGTTTTAGACACTTTAAACAATATTGAAAAAATCCTAATAGAAGAAGTTAACTCTGCTAATGATAATCCTATTATCGATGTTAAAGAAAAACACGTATATCATGGAGGTAATTTTCATGGAGACTATGTTTCTTTAGAAATGGATAAGTTAAAAATTGTGGTTACCAAATTATCGATGTTGGCAGAACGTCAATTAAATTACTTATTAAATTCTAAATTAAACGATATACTTCCTCCTTTTGTAAATCTTGCTAAACTAGGCTTAAACTTTGGAATGCAAGGAGTACAATTTACAGCTACATCTACTACAGCAGAAAACCAAATGCTATCAAACCCGATGTATGTGCATAGTATCCCTAATAATAATGACAATCAAGATATTGTAAGTATGGGAACAAATGCTGCCCTGATTACAAAAAAGGTTATAGAAAATGCTTTTGAAGTTGTTGCGATAGAACTAATAACTGTTGTTCAGGCAATAGAATATTTAGATGTAAAAGATCAAGTTTCTACGAATACAAAAAAGATGTATGATGCTATACGAAATATAGTTCCTATATTTACAGAAGATGTTGTTATGTACCCCTATGTGAATCAAGTAAAAGATTTTATTATTAATAATGAAACCATAGAAGCGTGATGAAAACTAAACATTTTTTAATTTTTGTAATTTCTCTTTGTTCGCTAGTAGGATCTGCTCAAGAACTAGCATTAGCAAAATTTGACGGTAAATTTGGTTATCTTACAAAATCAGGTGACTGGCAAATACCCGCAACATTAGATGTTGCAAAAAACTTTTCTGAAGATCTAGCTGCTGCAAGAAAAGGTAAACTATGGGGATTTATAAATAGAAAAGGAGAATGGGTTATTGAGCCTGGTTTCGATAAAGTTAAAGCTTTTAGTTCTGGTATAGCTGTCGTTTTAAAAAGTAAAGAATGGTTTTATATCAATACCAAAGGAGAGAAAATCCTTACCAATGTTGATTCTGACAAAATTTATGATTTCAAAGACGGTTTTGCTATCGTACGAAAAGAAGATAAAGTAGGTTTTATCAATACCAAAGGAGAGACTACAGTAGCTCCAAAATTTTCGAAAGCATTCAATTTTAGAAATGGATATGCAAAAGTAAGAGAGGGTGAAAAATGGGGATTAATTGATCCTTCTGGTAATTATTTTGTAAAAACAACCTATGATGGCGTGAGCAATGTCTATCACAATATAATTGTAGCTACTAAAGGCCTTCGTCATGGATTGATTATTAAAGGAGAGTTTAAAGAAGTATCAGGAGCTCAAAAAATATGGGATTTCTCTGTAAATGGAGAATATACTTATGCCAAAAAAAATGATAAAATTGGATTTATCAATAAAAATGGAGAATGGATAATTGAGCCCGCATATGATAAAGTAAGAGCTTTTAATAATGGATTAGCACCTGTATTAAAAGATGGTAAATGGGGATATATTAACGTTAGTGGCGAAACTGTAATTCCTTTTAAATTCAGAGATGCAGAAATATTTAGTGCTGATGGACTAGCTCCTGTTAAAACTAAAAAACTTTGGGGATTCGTAAATACAAAAGGAGAACTCATTATAGAAGAAAAATATGAAATTACTGCTGGTGGTTTTTCTGTTTTTAAAAAAAATGCACAAAAAGGTTTTGTAAATGGCTTAGCAAGAGTTAAACAAAAAAAATCTTGGTGTTATCTAAACACTAAAGGAGAAATACTTAAAAACTTGTGGTTTGAAAATTTAGAATTATTTAATTAATACTTATTAATCTTTATCTAAAATCGATTGAAATAACTATTACATCTTACAAATAAATGAAGTGTGCTTTAATAACAGGTGGCTCGAGGGGAATTGGAAAAGCAATTTGCATACAACTCGCTAAAGACACCGATTATCATATATTAATTAATTACAATAGTAACGAAACTGCTGCAAAGCAAACTCTTACAGAAATAGAAGCCAATGGCGGAACTGCAGAAATTATTCAATTTAATGTAGTTGATGCTGATCAGGTAAAAACAAAACTAGATACTTGGCAAGAGAATAATAAAGACGCTATAATTGAAGTCATCATAAATAATGCGGGAATCACAAAGGACAACCTATTCATGTGGATGACCCAAAATGATTGGCAAAATGTTATTAACACCTCTCTTGATGGTTTTTATAATGTAACAAATCATTTAATTCAAAAATTATTACGAAACAGATATGGTAGAATTATAAATATTGCTTCTGTATCTGGAGTTAAGGGAACAGCTGGACAAACTAATTATTCTGCCGCTAAAGGTGCTATAATCGGAGCTACAAAAGCTCTTGCACAAGAAATAGCAAAAAGAAATATCACAGTAAATGCTGTTGCTCCGGGGTTTATTAGAACCGACATGACCAATGAGTTAGATGAAAAAGAACTTAAAAAGTTAATTCCAGCCAATAGATTTGGAGAAGCCGAAGAAGTAGCGCATATCGTATCGTTTTTAGCCTCCAAAAAAGCTTCATATATTACAGGTGAAGTGATTAATATAAACGGCGGAATTTACTCGTAAATTAATTCTGAATATATGAGAAGAGTTGTAATCACGGGAATGGGTATATATTCTTGTATTGGTAAAAACCTCGAAGAAGTAAAAACATCATTATACAACGGGACATCTGGAATTGTTTTTGATGAAAAAAGAAAAGAATTCGGATATCGTTCTTGTTTAACAGGAATGGTAGCAGAACCAGAATTAAATAAATTACTTTCCCGAAGACAGCGTATTAGTCTAGGGCAAGAAGGAACATACGCTTATATAGCTACACTCGAAGCTTTAAAAAATGCGAATATAGATCAGTCTTTCCTTGATCAAAATGAAGTTGGTATCCTTTATGGGAATGATAGTACTGCGCAATCGGTTATTGAATCTGTAGAAAAGATTAGAGAAAAAAAAGATACCACATTAGTAGGTTCAGGAGCAATTTTTAGAGGAATGAACTCTTCTGTAACTATGAATCTCTCTACAATTTTTAAACTTAGAGGAATAAACTTTACTATTAGTGCAGCATGTGCCAGTGGATCCCATGCTATCGGAATGGCATATCAGTTTATAAAAAGCGGATTACAAGACTGTATTGTTTGCGGAGGAGCTCAGGAAATAAACCAGCTTGCCATGGGAAGTTTTGATGGTTTAGGAGTATTCTCTACAAATACAGAACATCCAGAAAAAGCCTCTCGACCATTTGATACTAATCGTGATGGATTGGTTCCAAGTGGTGGATCTGCCACACTTATCGTAGAAAGTTATGAATCCGCAATCAAAAGAGGAGCAACAATTCTTGGAGAAATTATAGGATATGGGTTTTCTTCAAATGGTGAACACATTTCTACTCCTAACGTTGATGGCCCGTCAAGAGCTATGAAAAAAGCACTCCTGCAAGCAGATATTGAAACATCGGCTATAGATTATGTAAATGCCCATGCAACCTCAACCCCTGTTGGAGATGCCAATGAAGCAAAAGCGATCTATAATGTTTTTGGAAAAAACGGACCACATGTAAGCTCTACAAAATCAATGACAGGGCACGAATGTTGGATGGCAGGAGCTAGTGAAGTCATCTATTCTATGCTCATGATGCAACATTCTTTTATTGCACCAAATATAAATTTGGAGCAGCCAGATGAAGATGCAGCCAAACTAAATTTGGTTAATAAAACTCTAGATAAAAAAATTGATGTATTTTTGTCTAATTCTTTTGGATTTGGGGGAACAAATTCCGCATTAATAATAAAAAAATTTAATAAATAGAATATGGATAAAGAAGTTATTATTGAAAAGATAAACGACTTTCTTATTGATGAGTTTGAAGTAGAAGAGGAAAATATTTCTCCAGAAGCAAACTTAAAAGAGACTCTTGAGCTAGATAGCTTAGATTTTGTTGATCTTGTAGTAGCTGTAGAATCCAATTTTGGTGTAAAATTAATAGGCGAAGATTTTATAAATGTTGTAACACTTCAAAATTTTTACGATCTTATAGAGAATAAAATAAAATCGCTATAAACATTTATGACTACTGAATGGAAAGGAAAGTCCAGAGGTACAGTATTTGGGTATAAAATATTTGTTTTCTTTATTAAAAAAGTTGGCTTAGGCTCTGCCTATTTTATTTTATACTTTGTTGCTGTATATTTTTGTTTTTTTGCCTTATCTAGTAGTAGATCTATATATTACTATTTAAATAAGAGACTTAAATACCCTAGATTTAAGAGTATTTTAAAAATATTCCAAAGCTATTATGTTTTTGGCCAGACTATTATTGATAAAGTAGCTATATCATCAGGCCTTAGAAACAAATTCACTTATGAGTTTGATGGCGTAGAACTCATAAACGAAACCTTGAAGGAAAAAAAAGGAGGTATTCTTATTAGTGCACATCTTGGTAATTTTGAGATTGCTGAACATTTTTTTGGTGAGTTAGAGGAAAATGCTGCAATTAGTCTTTTAACTACAGACATAGAACATACTGCAATTAAGAACTATCTTGATAGTGTGACCTCTAAATCTAATATTAAATTTATTTTCATCAAAGAAGATCTTTCTCATATCTTTCAAATTAATGCCGCTTTGGCTAGAAATGAAATTGTATGCATTACAGGAGACCGTTATTTTGAAGGTTCTAAATATTTAACACAAGATTTATTGGGGCAAGAAGCCAAGTTCCCTTCTGGACCTTTTATGCTAGCCTCTAGATTAAAAGTACCTGTACTTTTTGTGTATGTTATGAAAGAAACGAATACACATTACCACCTTTATGCCAGAAAAGCTAAAGCAAAACATAGGGATGCCAAAGAATTACTAAAAGAATACACAGAAAGCTTAAAATGGATGTTAGACAAGTATCCATTACAATGGTTTAACTATTTCGATTTTTGGAATGTAAATAATAAGTAAAATGAAACATGTTTTAGTGATCCATTATTCGCAGTCTGGGCAGTTGACAGAAATTGTTAAAAACATAGCTTTCCCTATGGCTTCTTCTGAAGAAATAAAGGTAACCCATCACAAAATTGAAATGGAAAACCCCTATCCATTTCCATGGAACAAAAAAGCTTTTTTTGGGGTTTTTCCAGAAACATTTCTTCAGGTACCAGAAAAAACAAAACCTCTTCCTGAAGAAATAACAAATCAAAAATATGATCTGGTAATACTAGGTTATCAAATTTGGTATCTAACTCCATCGCTACCTACCACTTCGTTTTTAAACACTGCAGAGGCCAAAAAAATTCTATCAGGAACACCTGTAATAACCGTAATAGGATGCAGGAATATGTGGATTATGGCGCAGGAAAAAATGAAGAAAAAATTAAACCAACTAAATGCAAACTTAGTTGGACATATTGTTCTTACAGATCGCCATCTCAACCATATTAGCCTCATTACAATTTCGCATTGGATGTTTTCTGGAAAAAAAGGAAACTATTTGGGTGTTTTCCCTAAGCCTGGGGTCTCTCAAAAAGATATTGATGAATCGGTAAAATTTGGACATGTAATTTCAAAACACATAGCCAAAAACAATTATGATACGCTGCAAAATGATCTTTTGCTCGAAAAAGCAGTAAAAATTAAGCCCTTTTTAATTATTGTAGATAAGCGCGGGAATATTTTATTTTCAAAATGGGCAAAATTTATTATTGCTAAAGGAAAGAAAAACAGCCAAAAAAGGTTTTTTTGGGAGAAAATGTTTAATAAATATTTATTATTTGCTATTTGGTTTATTGCTCCTATAGTTTTTATTTTATTTTTGTTAACTTATTTATTCTTGATTCCGAAAATTAGAAAAGATAAAAAATATTATTCATCTGTAGAAGTAAAATAGGAAGACGTTAAAATGAAGGAAGTTTATATTACACGAATATCAAAATTTTTACCAAATTCTCCCATTAGTAATGATGAGATGGAAGATAAGCTAGGTGTTATAGATGGGAAGACATCTAAAGGTCGAAGAATTGTATTACGTAATAATAAAATAAAAACCAGATACTATGCAATTGATAATAGCGGAAACATAACACATAATAATGCTCAGCTTGCAAAAGAAGCTGTAGAATTATTATGTGATGATACTTTTAAATCTTCTGATATAGAATTATTATCATGCGGTACTTCTAGCCCTGATCAAATATTACCATCGCACGCAGCTATGGTTCATGGGTTTTTGAAAAACGGAAATATCGAAATTAACTCACCTTCGGGAGCTTGTTGTTCTGGTATGAATGCATTAAAGTATGGCTACCTGGCAATTAAATCAGGACAAAATACCAATGCCGTTTGCACAGGGTCTGAGCGAACATCGTCATGGATGAAATCAGACGTTTTCAAAAATGAAGTAGAGCATTTAAAAAAATTAGACGAAACACCGATTTTGGCCTTTAATAAAGATTTCTTACGCTGGATGTTATCCGATGGTGCCGGCGCGTTTCTTTTAGAAGACCAACCTAATGGAGATCTCCCTTTAAGAATTGAATGGATGGAAGGCTATTCTTATGCACATGAAATAGAAGCATGTATGTATGCAGGAGGGGATAAATTAGATAATGGCTTATTAAAACCCTGGAGTGAATACCCATCAGAAGAATGGGCTCAGAGATCCCTATTTGCAATGAAACAGGATGTAAAACTACTGGGAGAAAATATTCTTACAAAAGGAGTAGATAGTCTAAAAATGGCTCTAGAAAAAAATAAAATAAAGCCTCAAGATATTACCTATTACCTTCCTCATATATCTTCGTATTATTTTAAAGAAAATTTATACCAGGAAATGAAAGATAATGGCGTAGAGATTCCTTGGGAAAATTGGTTTATGAATTTAAGTAATGTAGGAAATGTTGGAGCAGCATCTATCTATATAATGCTCGAAGAGTTAGTTGCTTCTGGAAACCTTAAAAAAGGTGATAAAATATTATTATCAGTTCCCGAAAGCGCAAGATTTTCTTACACATATGCCTGTTTAACTGTATGTTAAGATGAAAAAATTAAACCTACCTATTACAGATATCAAACATTTAATACCACAAAAAGAGCCTTTCGAAATGGTAGACTCTTTGTTAGCCTTTTCGGAGACAAGTGTTTCGTCTTCCTTCAAAATTACAGAAGGTAACCTTTTTCTAAAAGACGATCTATTTTTAGAACCAGGAATTATCGAAAATATGGCGCAAACTGTGGCATTGCACACAGGATATGATTATTTTCTTAGAGACGAACCCGCTCCAACAGGGTATATAGGATCTGTAAAAAAAGTAGAAATTTTTTATCTCCCAAAATTAAATGAGATTATAACTACCAAAGCCGAAATTTTACACGAGTTCATGGGAGTTACTATGGTAAAAATCGAAGTGTTTAACACAGAAAAAGAAGTGATCGCTTCTGGACAAATGAAAACTGTTATTGCTAGCTAGTTAATGGATAAAGTCAAAACATTAGATATCGCTAAATTCCTACCGCATCGCGCTCCTTTTTTAATGGTCGACAAAGTGCTATCTATAGATGACGAACATGTAGCAACCTCATTTAATATAAAATCAGATTGCATTTTTGTTAACGATTCTTTTTTTAGCGAAATAGGTATGGTAGAAAATGCTGCTCAAACCTGTTCTTCGATCGTTGGCAAAAGTTATTTTGAAGACGATGACCTAGAAGGCGAAGGCACCAAACTTATTGGTTTTATTAGTGCAATCAAAAAAGTTGTGGTTTACGGTTGTCCCAAAATAGGAGAAACAATAATTTCTAAAGCTGTTTTAAAATCCCGATTTGACACAGAGCAATATAGCATGTGTACATTAGAATGCACTATTCATGAAACAGATAAAGAATTATTATCTTGTGAAATAAATTTATTTATTCAGGAAATGAAATAATGCTCTTATGAAAGAAAGTGAAGTTCCACAGGACAAAAGTAATTTAGAATCTGCCAATTTTAGAGAGTTATGTTATGCGGTTAATGATAATGGAGAATACATAACAACAAACAGTAGCGGATGGGATCCTAAAAC is a window encoding:
- a CDS encoding NAD(P)/FAD-dependent oxidoreductase, yielding MNDENIDVLVVGAGPSGCVAASYLHNNGYNVKVVEKSLFPRFVIGESLLPRCMDHFEEVGLLDCLKECEFEVKSGARFIKGEKVCNFDFSKKHTEGWDWTWQVPRADFDLALTKELINRGVDICFEEEVVAVDFEGKISKTTIKDKEGKHRVITAKYVIDSSGYGRVLPRLLDLEQPSELPKHSSIFTHVQDINRPEGGEGTLITFDVIDTETWLWVIPFSNGVTSIGYVGPTEFLDSFEGNATEKLTQMLQRSDYFYERFKNVDFMFDPISIKNYSKSVKQLYGKGYVLTGNSAEFLDPVFSSGVTFATESALLAAKLVAKELQDEAVDWEQEYTGYIKGGVHVFSSYVKEWYTGNLQKLFFHQPENPQIKRQICAVLAGYVWDETNPFVTKHNRLIKTVAHMIDMETEAEILDDKNTLPK
- a CDS encoding HAL/PAL/TAL family ammonia-lyase; amino-acid sequence: MLTLKGKIEIQDFFDIIFKEESIAIDESVLATVEESFNFLKEFSENKIIYGVNTGFGPMAQYKINDKERNQLQYNLIRSHASGTGNPIPPMYVKAAMLARLNTLCLGYSGVHKSVVDVMTSLINKDITPLIYEHGGVGASGDLVQLAHLALTLIGEGEVFHEGEQKNTKEVFEQENINPITIALREGLGLMNGTSVMTGVGLVNTIYTRRLLNWMITASCAINEIVKAYDDHLSQELNHAKKHVGQQQIAKQMREHLESSSLIRKREEYLYTDQTEVTVFKEKVQEYYSLRCVPQILGPVLDTLNNIEKILIEEVNSANDNPIIDVKEKHVYHGGNFHGDYVSLEMDKLKIVVTKLSMLAERQLNYLLNSKLNDILPPFVNLAKLGLNFGMQGVQFTATSTTAENQMLSNPMYVHSIPNNNDNQDIVSMGTNAALITKKVIENAFEVVAIELITVVQAIEYLDVKDQVSTNTKKMYDAIRNIVPIFTEDVVMYPYVNQVKDFIINNETIEA
- a CDS encoding WG repeat-containing protein, with translation MKTKHFLIFVISLCSLVGSAQELALAKFDGKFGYLTKSGDWQIPATLDVAKNFSEDLAAARKGKLWGFINRKGEWVIEPGFDKVKAFSSGIAVVLKSKEWFYINTKGEKILTNVDSDKIYDFKDGFAIVRKEDKVGFINTKGETTVAPKFSKAFNFRNGYAKVREGEKWGLIDPSGNYFVKTTYDGVSNVYHNIIVATKGLRHGLIIKGEFKEVSGAQKIWDFSVNGEYTYAKKNDKIGFINKNGEWIIEPAYDKVRAFNNGLAPVLKDGKWGYINVSGETVIPFKFRDAEIFSADGLAPVKTKKLWGFVNTKGELIIEEKYEITAGGFSVFKKNAQKGFVNGLARVKQKKSWCYLNTKGEILKNLWFENLELFN
- the fabG gene encoding 3-oxoacyl-ACP reductase FabG, which translates into the protein MKCALITGGSRGIGKAICIQLAKDTDYHILINYNSNETAAKQTLTEIEANGGTAEIIQFNVVDADQVKTKLDTWQENNKDAIIEVIINNAGITKDNLFMWMTQNDWQNVINTSLDGFYNVTNHLIQKLLRNRYGRIINIASVSGVKGTAGQTNYSAAKGAIIGATKALAQEIAKRNITVNAVAPGFIRTDMTNELDEKELKKLIPANRFGEAEEVAHIVSFLASKKASYITGEVININGGIYS
- a CDS encoding beta-ketoacyl-[acyl-carrier-protein] synthase family protein; amino-acid sequence: MRRVVITGMGIYSCIGKNLEEVKTSLYNGTSGIVFDEKRKEFGYRSCLTGMVAEPELNKLLSRRQRISLGQEGTYAYIATLEALKNANIDQSFLDQNEVGILYGNDSTAQSVIESVEKIREKKDTTLVGSGAIFRGMNSSVTMNLSTIFKLRGINFTISAACASGSHAIGMAYQFIKSGLQDCIVCGGAQEINQLAMGSFDGLGVFSTNTEHPEKASRPFDTNRDGLVPSGGSATLIVESYESAIKRGATILGEIIGYGFSSNGEHISTPNVDGPSRAMKKALLQADIETSAIDYVNAHATSTPVGDANEAKAIYNVFGKNGPHVSSTKSMTGHECWMAGASEVIYSMLMMQHSFIAPNINLEQPDEDAAKLNLVNKTLDKKIDVFLSNSFGFGGTNSALIIKKFNK
- a CDS encoding acyl carrier protein — protein: MDKEVIIEKINDFLIDEFEVEEENISPEANLKETLELDSLDFVDLVVAVESNFGVKLIGEDFINVVTLQNFYDLIENKIKSL
- a CDS encoding lipid A biosynthesis acyltransferase, with the protein product MTTEWKGKSRGTVFGYKIFVFFIKKVGLGSAYFILYFVAVYFCFFALSSSRSIYYYLNKRLKYPRFKSILKIFQSYYVFGQTIIDKVAISSGLRNKFTYEFDGVELINETLKEKKGGILISAHLGNFEIAEHFFGELEENAAISLLTTDIEHTAIKNYLDSVTSKSNIKFIFIKEDLSHIFQINAALARNEIVCITGDRYFEGSKYLTQDLLGQEAKFPSGPFMLASRLKVPVLFVYVMKETNTHYHLYARKAKAKHRDAKELLKEYTESLKWMLDKYPLQWFNYFDFWNVNNK
- a CDS encoding beta-ketoacyl-ACP synthase III, with protein sequence MKEVYITRISKFLPNSPISNDEMEDKLGVIDGKTSKGRRIVLRNNKIKTRYYAIDNSGNITHNNAQLAKEAVELLCDDTFKSSDIELLSCGTSSPDQILPSHAAMVHGFLKNGNIEINSPSGACCSGMNALKYGYLAIKSGQNTNAVCTGSERTSSWMKSDVFKNEVEHLKKLDETPILAFNKDFLRWMLSDGAGAFLLEDQPNGDLPLRIEWMEGYSYAHEIEACMYAGGDKLDNGLLKPWSEYPSEEWAQRSLFAMKQDVKLLGENILTKGVDSLKMALEKNKIKPQDITYYLPHISSYYFKENLYQEMKDNGVEIPWENWFMNLSNVGNVGAASIYIMLEELVASGNLKKGDKILLSVPESARFSYTYACLTVC
- a CDS encoding ABC transporter permease, which translates into the protein MDKVKTLDIAKFLPHRAPFLMVDKVLSIDDEHVATSFNIKSDCIFVNDSFFSEIGMVENAAQTCSSIVGKSYFEDDDLEGEGTKLIGFISAIKKVVVYGCPKIGETIISKAVLKSRFDTEQYSMCTLECTIHETDKELLSCEINLFIQEMK